In Streptomyces qaidamensis, one DNA window encodes the following:
- the trpD gene encoding anthranilate phosphoribosyltransferase gives MTRSTHEPGWPALLTTLLDRRDLSADETAWAMDETMSGTVTPARMAAFLVALRAKGETVEEISGLVRSLTAHAHTVDVPGPTLDIVGTGGDGAHTVNVSTMAAVVAAGAGTRVVKHGNRSASSACGSADVLEELGIPLDLPAHHAAETVARAGITFCFAPLFHPSMRHASAVRRELGVPTVFNVLGPLSNPAAPTAQAVGVADRRMAPLIAGVLAGRGTRALVFRGDDGLDELTVTTTSTIWSVQDGEVHESRFDPLDIGVPRAPVDALRGGDRAHNARVARRVLDGEPGPVRDAVLLSAAAGLAALEPGGRTVTERLAAGWDRAAEAVDSGTAAQVLDDWITVTAKLAAAG, from the coding sequence GTGACCCGAAGCACGCATGAACCCGGCTGGCCCGCCCTGCTGACCACGCTGCTGGACCGGCGCGACCTGTCCGCCGACGAGACCGCGTGGGCCATGGACGAGACGATGAGCGGCACCGTGACCCCCGCCCGCATGGCGGCGTTCCTGGTCGCCCTGCGGGCCAAGGGTGAGACGGTCGAGGAGATCAGCGGCCTGGTGCGGTCGCTGACCGCGCACGCGCACACCGTGGACGTGCCGGGCCCCACGCTCGACATCGTCGGCACCGGCGGCGACGGCGCGCACACCGTCAACGTGTCCACCATGGCGGCCGTCGTCGCGGCCGGCGCCGGGACACGAGTCGTCAAGCACGGCAACCGGTCCGCGTCCTCGGCCTGCGGCTCCGCCGACGTACTCGAGGAACTGGGCATCCCGCTCGACCTGCCGGCGCACCACGCCGCGGAGACCGTCGCCCGGGCCGGCATCACGTTCTGCTTCGCCCCGCTCTTCCACCCGTCGATGCGGCACGCCTCCGCCGTCCGGCGCGAACTCGGCGTCCCCACCGTCTTCAACGTCCTCGGGCCGCTGTCCAACCCCGCTGCGCCCACCGCCCAGGCCGTCGGCGTGGCCGACCGCCGCATGGCCCCGCTGATCGCCGGGGTGCTGGCCGGGCGCGGCACACGGGCCTTGGTGTTCCGCGGCGACGACGGACTCGACGAACTGACCGTCACCACCACCTCCACGATCTGGTCGGTCCAGGACGGCGAGGTCCACGAGAGCCGCTTCGACCCGCTGGACATCGGCGTCCCCCGCGCCCCGGTCGATGCGCTGCGCGGCGGCGACCGGGCCCACAACGCCCGCGTCGCCCGCCGGGTGCTGGACGGCGAACCCGGCCCGGTACGGGACGCCGTGCTGCTGTCGGCCGCAGCCGGCCTGGCCGCACTGGAACCCGGCGGACGGACCGTCACCGAACGGCTCGCCGCGGGATGGGACCGGGCCGCCGAGGCGGTCGACTCCGGTACGGCGGCGCAGGTCCTCGACGACTGGATCACCGTGACCGCCAAACTGGCCGCCGCCGGGTGA
- the eboE gene encoding metabolite traffic protein EboE, protein MRFRHADGTAVHLSYGTNVHDADDLGDVVALLDRYATPVRERLGADRLGLGLWLPEPAATALARDPSDVDRLRAELTARGLEVVTLNGFPYRHFHAPVVKRDVYLPDWSHPARLGYTRDLAAVLSRLLPDDAVRGSVSTLPLGWRAFWSPAHRERALAHFDELGRELTALARTYGRAVRVGFEPEPGCVVEGADEAVTHLSGLDPETFGVCFDTCHLAVAFEEPADTLATWAGAGLPVVKVQASCALHADDPSGPATAAALASFVEPRFLHQTREAVLGSGRVGCDDLDEALRPGALPGRGPWRVHFHVPLHASPAPPLRSTRPVLESALSALFAGERALTDHVEVETYTWSVLPPEQRPDGPEGLVEGIAAELDWARHHLTGLGLKEVSG, encoded by the coding sequence ATGAGATTCCGGCACGCCGACGGCACCGCCGTCCACCTGTCGTACGGGACCAATGTCCACGACGCCGACGACCTCGGCGATGTCGTCGCGCTCCTGGACCGGTACGCCACGCCGGTGCGCGAGCGGCTGGGCGCGGACCGGCTCGGGCTGGGCCTGTGGCTGCCGGAGCCGGCCGCCACGGCGCTCGCCCGGGACCCCTCGGACGTGGACCGGCTGCGCGCGGAGCTGACGGCCCGTGGCCTGGAGGTCGTCACGCTCAATGGCTTTCCCTACCGGCACTTCCACGCCCCCGTGGTCAAGCGCGACGTCTATCTGCCCGACTGGTCGCATCCGGCCCGCCTCGGCTACACCCGCGATCTCGCGGCCGTCCTCTCCCGGCTGCTGCCGGACGACGCGGTACGCGGCAGCGTCTCGACCCTGCCGCTGGGCTGGCGTGCCTTCTGGTCGCCGGCCCACCGGGAGCGGGCCCTGGCCCACTTCGACGAGCTGGGCCGCGAACTGACCGCGCTGGCCCGGACGTACGGCCGCGCGGTGCGCGTCGGCTTCGAGCCGGAGCCGGGCTGTGTCGTGGAGGGCGCCGACGAGGCGGTCACCCATCTCTCCGGGCTGGACCCGGAGACGTTCGGCGTCTGTTTCGACACCTGTCATCTCGCGGTGGCCTTCGAGGAACCGGCGGACACCCTGGCCACCTGGGCCGGCGCGGGACTGCCCGTGGTGAAGGTCCAGGCGTCGTGCGCCCTGCACGCCGACGATCCGTCCGGCCCGGCGACCGCCGCGGCGCTCGCCTCGTTCGTGGAACCCCGGTTCCTGCACCAGACCAGGGAGGCCGTGTTGGGCTCCGGGCGCGTCGGCTGCGACGACCTGGACGAGGCGCTGCGGCCCGGTGCCCTGCCCGGCCGCGGGCCGTGGCGGGTCCACTTCCACGTCCCCCTGCACGCCTCCCCCGCCCCGCCTCTGCGCAGCACACGGCCGGTGCTGGAGTCCGCCCTGTCCGCGCTGTTCGCCGGGGAGCGGGCGCTCACCGATCACGTCGAGGTGGAGACGTACACCTGGTCGGTCCTGCCGCCGGAGCAGCGGCCCGACGGGCCGGAGGGCCTCGTGGAGGGGATCGCCGCGGAGCTCGACTGGGCCCGCCACCACCTCACCGGCCTCGGCCTGAAGGAGGTGTCCGGATGA
- a CDS encoding alkaline phosphatase family protein, with amino-acid sequence MSRRQVVVLCTVGVTRRLLAHMPHLRAVGERGFSAPLDTVFPAVTSTVQASLVTGRAPRDHGAVANGWFDRDRAEIRFWGQHAGLVAGEKVWQAARALDDRHRTAYLCWWFAMGADVDTLVTPRPVYRYDGRKEPDCYTHPPGLRDVLTHTLGPFPLFRYWGPAADITSTRWVIDAARLILGSAAPDLSFVYVPHLDYDLQRYGPEGPEAIRAARRADAALAPLLAELDERGATVLALSEYGIRPVSRPVDINRTLRREGLLAVHAQRGMEYLDPHISRAFAVADHQVAHVYVRDPADVPRVRAVVAGLPGVEQVLDRQGQARLAVDHPRSGELVAVAEPDAWFTYYYWLDDARAPDFARGVEIHRKPGYDPAELFFDPGRPAVRLRAGLTVLRKKLGMRAPMTVVPLDASLVRGSHGRLPDSDDDGPLLLCSEPSAERPRYRATDVKRLILRLSGLGGP; translated from the coding sequence ATGAGCCGGCGCCAGGTGGTCGTGCTCTGCACGGTGGGCGTGACCCGTCGGCTGCTCGCCCACATGCCGCACCTGCGGGCCGTCGGGGAACGGGGCTTCAGCGCCCCGCTCGACACCGTGTTCCCCGCCGTGACGTCGACGGTGCAGGCGTCCCTGGTCACCGGCCGGGCGCCGCGCGACCACGGGGCCGTCGCCAACGGCTGGTTCGACCGCGACCGCGCGGAGATCCGGTTCTGGGGACAGCACGCCGGTCTGGTCGCCGGCGAGAAGGTGTGGCAGGCCGCCCGTGCCCTGGACGACCGGCACCGTACGGCCTACCTGTGCTGGTGGTTCGCCATGGGCGCCGACGTGGACACCCTCGTCACGCCCCGGCCGGTCTACCGCTACGACGGCCGCAAGGAACCCGACTGCTACACCCACCCGCCCGGGCTGCGCGACGTCCTCACGCACACCCTGGGTCCGTTCCCGCTGTTCCGCTACTGGGGCCCGGCGGCCGACATCACCTCCACCCGGTGGGTGATCGACGCGGCCCGCTTGATCCTCGGCAGCGCGGCCCCGGACCTGTCGTTCGTCTACGTCCCGCACCTCGACTACGACCTCCAGCGGTACGGCCCCGAGGGGCCCGAGGCGATCCGCGCGGCCCGCCGGGCGGACGCGGCGCTGGCCCCGCTGCTGGCCGAACTGGACGAGCGGGGAGCGACGGTTCTGGCCCTGAGCGAGTACGGCATCCGCCCGGTCTCGCGCCCCGTCGACATCAACCGGACCCTGCGCCGCGAAGGACTGCTCGCCGTGCACGCCCAGCGCGGCATGGAGTACCTCGACCCGCACATCTCGCGGGCGTTCGCCGTCGCCGACCACCAGGTCGCGCACGTCTACGTGCGGGATCCGGCGGACGTGCCGCGTGTGCGGGCCGTCGTGGCGGGGCTGCCGGGCGTGGAGCAGGTGCTCGACCGGCAGGGTCAGGCGCGGCTGGCCGTCGACCACCCGCGGTCCGGGGAGCTCGTCGCGGTCGCGGAGCCGGACGCGTGGTTCACGTACTACTACTGGCTCGACGACGCACGCGCGCCGGACTTCGCGCGGGGCGTGGAGATCCACCGCAAGCCGGGCTACGACCCGGCGGAGCTGTTCTTCGACCCCGGCCGGCCCGCGGTCCGGCTGCGCGCCGGGCTGACGGTGCTGCGCAAGAAGCTCGGTATGCGTGCCCCGATGACGGTGGTGCCGCTCGACGCGTCCCTGGTGCGGGGCAGTCACGGCCGGCTGCCCGACAGCGACGACGACGGGCCGCTGCTGCTGTGCTCCGAACCGTCGGCGGAGCGCCCACGCTACCGGGCCACCGACGTCAAGCGGCTGATCCTGCGGCTGTCGGGGCTCGGCGGGCCGTGA